The following proteins are co-located in the Dyadobacter chenwenxiniae genome:
- a CDS encoding porin family protein has translation MKKLLLAAVLLISVQSAFAQKFSIGPKAGLNISNYTGGDIESDALVGYHLGGIINYGFGKVFSLQPEVLFSTQGAKVNNDGSKSDFKISYVTVPVMFKFKTNGGFYVEFGPQAGFRTSTDIPNQTIDNFAKNLDLAAAGGIGYHSPIGLGVGVRYIAGLSKVGNFSGQDIDPDFKNSVIQASIFWAIPLVK, from the coding sequence ATGAAAAAATTATTATTGGCTGCCGTCCTGCTCATTTCAGTTCAGTCAGCATTCGCACAAAAATTCAGCATCGGACCGAAAGCAGGTCTGAACATCAGTAATTATACTGGCGGTGACATTGAATCGGATGCATTGGTTGGATATCACCTGGGTGGAATCATCAACTACGGGTTTGGAAAAGTGTTTTCGTTGCAGCCGGAGGTGTTATTTTCAACACAAGGCGCGAAAGTGAACAATGACGGAAGCAAATCTGACTTCAAGATCAGTTATGTTACGGTGCCGGTTATGTTCAAATTTAAGACCAACGGTGGATTTTATGTTGAATTTGGCCCACAAGCCGGATTCAGGACTTCGACAGACATCCCCAACCAAACGATCGACAATTTTGCTAAAAACCTGGATCTCGCAGCAGCTGGTGGTATCGGTTATCATTCACCGATCGGACTGGGTGTTGGCGTTCGTTACATTGCAGGACTTTCCAAGGTGGGAAACTTCTCGGGACAGGACATTGATCCCGATTTTAAGAATAGCGTAATTCAGGCCAGCATTTTCTGGGCCATTCCGTTGGTAAAATAA
- a CDS encoding alpha/beta fold hydrolase, producing MDIYKRNNVTVRGQGVQPMIFAHGFGCGQHMWRHIWPAFEKDYKIVLFDYVGSGGSDNTAYNPERYDSLNGYAQDVLDICNALDLKDCVFVGHSVSCIIGLLASIKDPERFSSLVMVGPSAKYIDEPGYLGGFSKQDIEELLDTMEKNYIGWANFLGPAIMQNDDRPELAEELTESFCSTDPVIARQFAQATFLSDNRTDLANAKHRTLIMQCSNDLIAPVEVGEFIHSQMPGSVYHLMQATGHCPHLSAPDETIEVIQEFLF from the coding sequence ATGGATATATATAAGCGCAATAATGTTACGGTTCGGGGCCAGGGTGTTCAGCCTATGATCTTCGCACACGGGTTCGGATGCGGACAGCACATGTGGCGTCATATTTGGCCCGCATTTGAAAAAGACTACAAAATTGTGCTCTTTGATTATGTCGGAAGTGGCGGATCGGACAACACTGCTTATAATCCTGAACGCTACGACAGTCTGAACGGTTATGCACAGGATGTGCTGGATATCTGCAATGCGCTGGATCTCAAAGATTGTGTTTTTGTCGGACATTCGGTTAGCTGTATCATTGGATTGCTTGCGTCGATAAAGGACCCTGAGCGGTTTAGCAGCCTGGTCATGGTCGGGCCTTCCGCAAAGTATATTGATGAACCGGGTTATCTTGGAGGCTTTTCAAAACAGGACATCGAGGAGCTTCTGGATACGATGGAAAAGAATTATATCGGATGGGCTAATTTTCTCGGCCCCGCTATTATGCAAAATGATGACCGGCCCGAACTGGCGGAGGAGCTGACGGAGAGCTTTTGTTCGACAGATCCCGTTATTGCGCGGCAGTTTGCGCAAGCCACGTTTTTGTCTGATAACAGAACGGATCTGGCCAACGCAAAACACCGCACGCTCATCATGCAATGCTCGAACGACCTGATTGCACCGGTTGAGGTGGGAGAATTTATCCATAGCCAGATGCCCGGAAGCGTGTATCATCTGATGCAGGCCACCGGCCACTGCCCTCACCTGAGCGCCCCGGACGAGACCATTGAAGTAATACAGGAATTCCTTTTTTGA
- a CDS encoding VOC family protein: protein MATIDLHPYLMFDGNCRVAFEFYQSIFGGELNFMTYGDMDGSCPAGIRDQIMHGTLMGGSVEFMGGDAPEGMPLGAGKINLSLSGFDEVTLRQKYDMLSEGGTIVVPMERQMWGDIFGAFQDKFGIDWMINIRTV, encoded by the coding sequence ATGGCTACAATTGATTTGCATCCTTATTTAATGTTCGACGGCAACTGCCGGGTGGCATTCGAATTCTATCAGAGCATTTTTGGCGGAGAGCTGAATTTCATGACTTACGGAGATATGGACGGAAGCTGCCCCGCTGGCATACGCGACCAGATCATGCACGGCACATTAATGGGTGGCTCGGTTGAATTTATGGGCGGCGACGCGCCTGAGGGAATGCCACTGGGTGCCGGGAAGATCAATCTGTCGCTCAGTGGATTTGACGAGGTTACATTGCGGCAAAAATATGACATGCTCAGTGAAGGAGGCACAATTGTGGTTCCTATGGAGCGGCAGATGTGGGGCGATATTTTCGGCGCGTTCCAGGACAAGTTCGGGATCGACTGGATGATAAATATCCGGACCGTTTAG
- a CDS encoding DUF2911 domain-containing protein produces the protein MKKKMILGSFVMMFACMLTAVVSQAQDKPKPSPAKTATGKAGAANITISYSAPSAKGRKIFGELVPYDKVWRAGANEATIFETDKDIMVEGQKLPAGKYSLYALPGASEWSFIFNSETGQWGIKRGGETSKDASKDVLTVKAKPAKSASMAETMAYEVTPAGFVLRWENTEVPVAIK, from the coding sequence ATGAAAAAGAAAATGATCCTGGGCAGTTTTGTCATGATGTTCGCGTGTATGCTAACGGCTGTTGTGAGCCAGGCACAAGACAAACCGAAGCCAAGTCCGGCTAAAACTGCAACCGGAAAGGCAGGGGCGGCAAACATTACGATCAGTTATTCGGCACCCTCGGCGAAGGGACGCAAAATTTTTGGTGAACTTGTTCCTTATGACAAAGTTTGGCGTGCAGGCGCTAACGAAGCCACAATTTTTGAGACAGATAAGGACATTATGGTAGAGGGCCAAAAACTTCCTGCCGGTAAATACAGCCTTTACGCACTGCCGGGTGCGAGTGAATGGTCGTTCATTTTCAACTCTGAAACAGGACAATGGGGCATCAAGCGCGGTGGCGAAACTTCCAAAGACGCTTCTAAAGATGTGTTGACAGTGAAAGCTAAGCCAGCCAAAAGTGCTTCAATGGCGGAAACAATGGCTTACGAAGTCACGCCTGCCGGTTTCGTTTTGCGCTGGGAAAACACTGAAGTACCCGTCGCTATTAAATAA
- a CDS encoding ABC transporter permease — translation MIANYFKIAWRNLLNNSFYSLLNCLGLSIGLAVGILILLWVRDELSFDRFNTKSGSIYKLENRVGTGASQQIWTNTVAPIAGFAKREVPEVKDAVRMTYNGAYTLFRYKDKVFNEENTFFADPTLFTMFDYKLIHGNRNKPFLDNHSVVLTETTARRYFGSTDAIGKAIMAEKATFTVSGVVADFPENSSVKGDMIFPIALRFKDVYEGRKDGKTMDNDFTEFDYTTYFLLQPGRPVTEIATTLRNIHLRNKPDDTDLTYLLQALPDVHLYKSDGVEQGIETVRMFSVIALLILIIACINYVNLSTARSLLRSKEVSMRKIVGAARMQLFVQFLVETVLLFSIATLLAVVFMYVLMPFFNQISGKKLVLDFTEPHIWQVLGATIAGTLIASSIYPALLLSSFEPLKSLKGKVSAGLNEAMFRKTLVVIQFTVSVILIAGTLIISNQLKYIRSKGLGYDKTHVLSFYMRDLPKHYDVMKSELLNQPGITDVSRSNFNVVLIGGQTGTSNWDGKEPGETMMIQFMSTDKSFIPFFKMQLKEGANFTDAPSDSKHYILNETAVKTARITNPIGKRFKLWDTEGTIIGVVKDFHFASMKEKIKPAVLVYNPNDMSRIYIKTTGNDAKKAIAAAEDVWKKFNADSPFQYAFLDEAFNSLYRSEEQTGLLFNIFASIAILISCLGLFGLATYTAQIRKKEIGVRKVLGSSLAGIVQLLAKDFVKLVFIGIIIAVPIAWYTMDKWLQDFAYRMEMPWWVFGFAGLLALAIALLTISFQSIKAALMDPVKSLRSE, via the coding sequence ATGATCGCAAATTATTTCAAGATCGCATGGCGTAACCTGCTGAATAACAGCTTTTATTCTCTGCTTAATTGCCTCGGCCTATCCATTGGTCTGGCGGTTGGCATTCTTATACTGCTTTGGGTTCGGGATGAATTGAGTTTTGATCGCTTCAACACGAAGTCTGGCAGCATTTATAAGCTTGAAAATAGGGTAGGCACAGGCGCCAGCCAGCAGATCTGGACAAACACCGTCGCGCCGATCGCGGGATTTGCCAAACGGGAAGTTCCCGAGGTGAAGGATGCCGTCAGGATGACCTATAATGGCGCTTACACATTGTTCAGATATAAGGATAAAGTTTTCAATGAGGAAAATACTTTCTTCGCTGATCCGACGCTGTTTACAATGTTTGATTACAAGCTTATTCATGGCAACAGAAACAAGCCATTTCTTGATAATCATTCCGTTGTTCTTACCGAAACTACCGCCAGGCGATATTTTGGCAGCACAGATGCGATAGGAAAGGCGATCATGGCCGAAAAGGCAACGTTTACCGTAAGCGGCGTTGTCGCCGATTTTCCTGAGAATTCAAGTGTGAAAGGCGATATGATTTTCCCTATTGCCCTCCGGTTTAAAGATGTGTATGAGGGGCGTAAGGACGGGAAAACCATGGATAATGACTTCACTGAATTTGATTACACCACCTATTTTCTTTTACAGCCAGGCCGGCCGGTCACCGAAATTGCGACCACACTCCGCAACATTCATTTGCGCAACAAACCCGACGATACGGACCTCACTTACCTTTTACAAGCATTGCCCGACGTACATTTATACAAGTCGGACGGCGTTGAACAGGGCATTGAAACGGTCCGGATGTTCTCTGTCATTGCGCTGCTGATCCTGATCATTGCGTGCATTAATTACGTCAATCTTTCCACGGCCCGCTCGCTATTGCGCTCGAAAGAAGTAAGCATGCGCAAGATCGTCGGTGCGGCCCGCATGCAGCTTTTTGTTCAGTTTTTGGTTGAAACTGTTTTGCTGTTTTCGATCGCGACATTGCTGGCGGTTGTGTTCATGTATGTACTGATGCCATTTTTTAACCAAATATCAGGCAAAAAATTGGTGCTGGACTTCACAGAGCCACATATCTGGCAAGTGCTGGGCGCAACGATTGCCGGAACACTGATTGCTTCCAGCATTTACCCCGCTTTACTCTTGTCCTCTTTCGAACCACTTAAATCGCTGAAAGGAAAAGTTTCCGCGGGATTGAATGAGGCAATGTTCCGGAAAACGCTGGTTGTGATTCAGTTTACCGTTTCGGTAATCCTCATCGCCGGCACGTTAATCATCAGTAATCAGCTGAAATATATCCGGTCAAAAGGTTTGGGTTATGACAAAACCCATGTTTTGTCGTTCTACATGCGGGATTTGCCCAAGCACTATGATGTGATGAAGTCCGAGTTATTGAACCAGCCTGGAATCACAGACGTCAGCAGATCCAATTTCAATGTGGTACTGATCGGCGGCCAGACAGGAACCAGCAATTGGGACGGAAAAGAGCCGGGCGAAACGATGATGATCCAGTTTATGAGCACGGACAAATCCTTTATTCCGTTTTTCAAAATGCAACTCAAAGAAGGCGCTAACTTTACAGACGCGCCATCGGATTCCAAACATTATATATTGAATGAAACTGCCGTGAAAACCGCCCGGATCACCAATCCGATTGGTAAGCGTTTCAAGCTGTGGGACACCGAAGGGACGATTATAGGGGTCGTGAAGGACTTCCATTTCGCATCCATGAAAGAGAAAATCAAGCCAGCGGTTTTGGTTTATAATCCGAATGATATGAGCCGCATTTACATCAAAACGACAGGTAATGATGCCAAAAAGGCGATTGCTGCCGCAGAAGACGTTTGGAAAAAATTCAATGCAGATTCTCCATTTCAGTATGCGTTTCTGGATGAAGCATTCAACAGTCTTTACAGGTCGGAAGAACAAACAGGCCTGCTGTTTAATATTTTTGCTTCTATTGCCATTCTGATTTCTTGCCTTGGCTTGTTCGGGTTAGCCACTTACACGGCACAAATCCGAAAAAAAGAAATTGGCGTCCGCAAAGTTCTGGGATCAAGCCTGGCCGGGATTGTCCAGCTATTGGCTAAGGATTTTGTGAAGCTGGTATTCATTGGGATCATCATTGCCGTTCCCATTGCCTGGTATACCATGGATAAATGGTTACAGGATTTTGCTTACCGCATGGAAATGCCTTGGTGGGTTTTCGGATTTGCAGGTTTGCTGGCCCTGGCCATTGCGTTGCTCACGATCTCCTTTCAAAGCATTAAGGCTGCATTAATGGATCCTGTCAAAAGTCTGCGAAGCGAATAG